The Nitrospira tepida genome includes a window with the following:
- a CDS encoding OmpP1/FadL family transporter — MPRRVAITATLTTMLMASAQAMAGGLSLYEIGTADVGLAGAGWAARAQDPATLLKNPAGMSLLEGNQFQAGAQLLYGSIGFSPSGGTTVDGNDGGNPLGVLPGASLFYVHGLGRDIKLGIGLFSNFGLGLNYNSGWVGRYHGLESTLIGVSVMPGLSYRITDQLSIGAAANVMVGYLNYSAAVNNRLFLDVPDGQMQVKDTTAGAGGNVGVLFEPKKGMRFGVTYYSQVKLNFSDVPEFTGLSGPIGTALQNRGLLGNQLDLGVRVPQQVMLSAYHEFTDRWALMLDFGWQDWSQFGKVDIGVAGDTLTPSGTIKVNYQDTYHVALGSRYRLNEAWLINTGFAWDSSMLKDQDRTVTLPIGQVFRFGLGAEWQASPTLNVAFSYELAYSGTMSVNQDRGPLGGSVVGQFPGAYINFFQVSFIWGSGERNPSNRSG; from the coding sequence GTGCCACGAAGAGTGGCGATTACAGCCACGCTCACCACGATGCTGATGGCTTCGGCTCAGGCGATGGCCGGCGGTCTCTCGCTCTATGAAATCGGCACAGCCGATGTCGGACTGGCTGGTGCGGGCTGGGCAGCCCGTGCGCAGGATCCAGCCACGCTCCTCAAGAATCCGGCCGGCATGAGTTTGCTCGAGGGCAACCAGTTCCAGGCAGGCGCTCAACTGCTCTATGGGAGCATTGGGTTCAGCCCAAGTGGCGGAACGACGGTGGATGGAAACGACGGTGGAAACCCGCTTGGTGTCTTACCCGGCGCCAGTCTGTTCTATGTCCACGGTTTGGGTCGGGATATCAAACTGGGTATCGGCCTGTTTTCCAATTTCGGGCTCGGCTTGAATTACAACAGCGGGTGGGTCGGCCGGTATCACGGGCTGGAGAGCACGTTGATCGGTGTGAGCGTCATGCCGGGTCTCAGCTATCGCATCACCGACCAACTCTCCATCGGGGCTGCCGCCAACGTCATGGTCGGCTACCTCAACTACAGCGCCGCCGTCAACAACCGGCTCTTCCTTGATGTGCCGGACGGGCAAATGCAGGTGAAGGATACGACCGCAGGAGCCGGCGGAAATGTTGGAGTATTGTTCGAACCCAAGAAAGGGATGCGATTTGGCGTCACCTACTATTCACAAGTGAAGCTGAATTTTTCCGATGTCCCCGAGTTCACCGGTCTGTCAGGCCCGATCGGAACCGCTTTACAAAACCGGGGCCTGCTGGGTAATCAACTCGATTTGGGGGTGAGAGTCCCTCAGCAAGTAATGCTGAGCGCCTACCATGAGTTCACCGATCGGTGGGCCTTGATGCTGGACTTTGGATGGCAAGACTGGAGCCAGTTCGGAAAAGTGGATATCGGGGTGGCCGGAGACACGCTGACTCCGAGCGGGACCATCAAGGTGAACTATCAAGACACCTACCATGTCGCTCTGGGAAGCCGCTATCGCCTGAATGAAGCCTGGCTGATCAATACCGGCTTCGCCTGGGACAGTTCAATGCTGAAGGACCAGGACCGCACGGTCACCCTCCCGATCGGCCAGGTTTTCCGGTTCGGGCTTGGCGCCGAATGGCAAGCCAGCCCCACGCTCAACGTGGCCTTTAGTTACGAATTGGCCTACAGCGGCACTATGTCCGTCAACCAGGATCGCGGACCGCTGGGCGGCAGCGTCGTCGGACAGTTTCCCGGCGCCTACATCAATTTCTTCCAGGTGAGTTTCATCTGGGGCAGCGGCGAACGCAACCCGTCGAACCGGAGCGGTTAA
- a CDS encoding peptidyl-prolyl cis-trans isomerase, which yields MRRWLAEPLLHFLVLGGLLFGAHGWINRGGGDEPRVLRLTTAEVNWLTETWTRQWQRSPTKEELQGLVADYVKEELLAREAKAMGLDENDTIVRRRLAQKMEFLVQDTARLAEPAEAELRRLYESESARYRTPARTSFSQVYFKTEPAARKGLADLMQAHVEQLGDSSLLERDYPGLDEQVVTRLFGEKFAGNVFALEPGRWHGPIQSGYGFHLVNVSDREAPRLRPFDEVRAQVLEDWHRVQQAKANEQFVAGLLKKYEVVVDETVRPLIGPLAKLAQ from the coding sequence ATGAGACGCTGGCTCGCCGAACCATTGCTGCACTTTCTGGTCTTGGGCGGACTGTTGTTCGGTGCCCACGGCTGGATCAATCGTGGAGGCGGCGACGAACCGCGCGTCCTGCGCCTGACTACGGCGGAGGTGAACTGGCTCACGGAGACCTGGACGCGGCAATGGCAGCGATCGCCCACCAAAGAGGAACTCCAAGGCCTCGTCGCGGACTATGTGAAGGAAGAACTCCTTGCCCGTGAGGCGAAAGCCATGGGATTGGACGAGAACGATACGATCGTCCGCCGCCGGCTGGCGCAGAAGATGGAATTTCTCGTGCAGGATACGGCCCGGCTTGCCGAGCCAGCAGAAGCCGAATTGAGGCGGCTTTATGAGTCCGAATCAGCCCGCTACCGGACACCAGCGCGTACCTCATTTTCCCAGGTCTATTTCAAAACGGAGCCCGCTGCGAGAAAAGGGCTTGCGGACCTCATGCAAGCTCATGTTGAGCAATTGGGCGATAGCTCGCTGCTGGAGCGCGACTATCCCGGCTTGGATGAGCAGGTCGTCACGAGACTGTTCGGAGAGAAGTTTGCCGGAAACGTATTCGCTCTGGAACCAGGCCGATGGCATGGCCCCATTCAGTCGGGGTACGGATTTCATCTCGTGAACGTCAGCGACCGGGAGGCCCCTCGATTGCGGCCCTTTGATGAGGTGCGGGCTCAGGTGCTGGAGGATTGGCATCGCGTGCAACAAGCCAAGGCGAACGAACAATTTGTTGCCGGATTGTTGAAAAAATATGAGGTGGTCGTCGATGAAACGGTCAGGCCATTGATTGGACCATTGGCAAAGCTTGCGCAATGA
- a CDS encoding HupE/UreJ family protein: MTAREHGGAAIQTWRLRAVEPLRGQSIRIGGLERTMTDALVRIEFLDGTTWTQRLTPAHPAAAIPTLQSGLRVAGVYLTLGIEHILLGIDHLLFVLALLIITEGAWRLVKTITAFTIAHSITLALVTLGFVHVPQAPVEAVIALSIVFVAAEIVHARGGREGLTARAPWIVALVFGLLHGFGFAGALSEVGLPQGQIPAALLCFNVGVESGQLLFIGAVLSLANITRPVCGPLPPWASLVPPYAIGSVAVFWALQRVSAF; this comes from the coding sequence GTGACCGCCCGCGAACACGGAGGCGCAGCGATCCAGACATGGCGACTCCGGGCGGTTGAGCCTTTACGCGGCCAGTCGATCCGGATCGGCGGACTGGAACGCACGATGACCGATGCGCTGGTGCGCATAGAGTTCCTGGACGGCACGACCTGGACGCAGCGGCTGACGCCGGCCCACCCTGCGGCGGCCATACCGACGCTGCAATCCGGCCTCAGGGTCGCGGGCGTCTATCTTACGCTGGGAATCGAGCACATTTTACTCGGAATCGATCATCTCCTCTTCGTCCTCGCGCTTCTGATCATCACGGAGGGAGCATGGCGTCTGGTGAAGACCATCACTGCGTTTACGATCGCACACAGCATCACGCTCGCGTTGGTCACGCTTGGATTCGTGCATGTGCCACAGGCGCCCGTGGAGGCGGTCATTGCGCTCTCCATTGTATTCGTGGCGGCGGAGATCGTTCACGCGCGCGGCGGCCGGGAAGGGCTCACGGCCCGCGCGCCGTGGATCGTGGCGCTCGTGTTCGGGCTGCTGCACGGTTTCGGATTCGCGGGTGCCTTGAGTGAGGTGGGTCTGCCGCAGGGACAGATTCCGGCCGCCTTGCTCTGTTTCAATGTCGGCGTCGAATCTGGGCAATTGCTCTTTATCGGCGCCGTACTGAGCCTGGCGAACATCACCCGACCTGTCTGCGGTCCGCTTCCGCCCTGGGCGAGCCTTGTTCCGCCGTACGCCATCGGCAGTGTCGCAGTGTTCTGGGCGCTTCAGCGTGTTTCAGCGTTCTGA